A single region of the Nicotiana sylvestris chromosome 6, ASM39365v2, whole genome shotgun sequence genome encodes:
- the LOC138871497 gene encoding uncharacterized protein, which translates to MDGGTLWYQGLLCVPYIDGIRERIMAEAHTSRYFVNLGSMKMYHDLKELYWWRNMKRDVADIVAKCPNCRWDDDLPLIEFAYNNNFHASIQMAPFEALYGRRCRSPIGWFKVGEVELIGPDHVYQAMDKVKIIKEMLKTTPKVLFEHSSQRFRVQGR; encoded by the exons ATGGATGGTGGTACCCTATGGTACCAAGGCCTCCTATGTGTTCCATATATTGACGGCattcgggaaaggatcatggctgaagctcacacttctaggtatttCGTAAACCTAGGTTCtatgaaaatgtatcatgatctcaaggaactTTATTGGTGGAGAaacatgaaaagggatgtggcagacattgtggcaaaatgtccgaact gtagatGGGATGATgatttgccactcatagagtttgcttataacaacaacttccatgctagtatccaaatggctccatttgaagcattgtatggtaggagatgtagatctcccattgggtggttcaaAGTTGGAGAAGTTGAATTGATAGGGCCAGACCATGTATACCAGGCTATGGATAAAGTCAAGATTATCAAGGAAATGTTGAAAACtacgccaaaagtcttattcgaaCATTCTTCGCAAAGATTTAGAGTTCAaggaagatga
- the LOC138871498 gene encoding uncharacterized protein: MARTRASSSTDQQPKPLATTSTRGRGQGRGRARGRGRGRAQPRVAAQAAEPQVDFDNEVPAQTVSVDPAQVLEEFIATPVLQDALQPYNAPPTPIRAPPLQSFQVGHSGRQVLEQYKDLAAQQLDLRASMDQMHQELKEDMDRKKIELVQLVSALKSSFDGMHLHQQAKDGSSTSTERTHTIATGQGILGPNPHYVANNRNHNLPTVLNSQQLALPPSTIPDPRSRRMISPEEMQAKRAQGLCYFCNNKYRPGHRCSLPKQIFIMDLEYTEGNIEKDPVKSEGTSPTKEWTVPDRDPLFFSLCALSGLKGAQTIHVIDYSNKRPIQILLDGGSTHNFIDAESTQRLGCHISPTKLGFVSFGNNTMEATSGVVRDFQWMLQGTTYTSDMIVFHVGKYDLVLGALWMKTLGPVTMDYTELTMSFNYQGKHHVLKGVTEDYKLSSSKAINKGCSEEVQFFTLQVVSPTTMVECANHLNALHLPVEESLPDTLKNLLEQYSSMKKDIIEKLVLEMLHHGVIRYSNSLFSSPMVLVGKKDGSWRLCVDYRELNQYTIKDKFPISIIDDLLDELTRATVFSKIYLRVAKVEYLGHFISAVGVSTDPKKILVVQQWPVPTTLKQLRALTIALVLALPNYSASFVVETNASGTGIGAVLMQEGHPVAFISKGLAPRNAALSVYERELLAHVFVVSKWSYYLMGQHFIIRTNRKAVKYLLKQKIHTNSQIQWIAKLLPFDFEILYKKGRENIVADSLSRVQRAELMSLLVSSVSTELWEEITASWSSDP, encoded by the exons atggcgagaacacgtgcttcctcatccaccgatcagcagcccAAGCCCCTAGCAACAACttctacgaggggcagagggcaaggccgaggccgtgctagaggccgaggtaggggcagagctcagcccagagtagCAGCACAAGCGGCGGaacctcaggttgactttgataatgaggttccggcccagacagttTCGGTGGACCCAGCTCAGGTACTAGAGgagtttattgctaccccagtactccaggatgctctg CAACCCTACaatgcaccaccaactcctatccGTGCACCgccactccagagttttcaggttGGCCATTCAGGTCGCCAAG TACTG GAACAATATAAGGATTTAGCAGCTCAGCAATTGGATCTGCGAGCTAGCATGGATCAAATGCATCAGGAGCTTAAGGAAGACATGGATCGCAAGAAAATTGAGCTAGTTCAGTTGGTCAGTGCTCTTAAAAGCTCCTTCGATGGAATGCACTTGCATCAGCAAGCTAAGGATGGTAGCTCTACTTCAACAGAACGAACTCACACTATTGCAACAGGTCAGGGAATTTTAGGCCCAAATCCTCACTATGTCGCTAATAATCGCAATCATAATCTG CCAACAGTCCTTAACTCCCAACAATTAGCCTTGCCACCTTCAACTATTCCTGACCCCAGAAGTAGGAGAATGATTTCACCAGAAGAGATGCAGGCAAAAAGGGCTCAAGGGTTATGTTATTTCTGTAATAATAAGTATAGACCTGGACATAGGTGTTCCTTACCTAAACAAATATTCATCATGGACCTAGAATACACTGAGGGTAATATAGAGAAAGATCCTGTTAAGTCAGAGGGAACATCACCAACTAAAGAATGGACTGTGCCAGATAGAGATCCTCTCTTTTTCTCCTTATGTGCTCTAAGTGGTCTTAAGGGAGCTCAAACTATCCATGTCATTGACTATAGTAATAAAAGACCCATTCAGATACTGTTAGATGGTGGAAGTACACATAATTTCATTGATGCTGAATCTACACAAAGGCTAGGGTGTCATATTTCCCCAACTAAGCTGGGCTTTGTCAGTTTTGGCAACAACACTATGGAGGCTACCTCTGGTGTAGTGAGGGATTTCCAATGGATGTTACAAGGGACTACCTATACATCAGATATGATTGTCTTTCATGTAGGGAAGTATGATTTGGTTTTGGGGGCCCTATGGATGAAGACACTGGGTCCTGTTACTATGGATTACACTGAGCTTACCATGTCTTTTAACTACCAGGGCAAACATCATGTGTTGAAGGGAGTCACTGAAGACTACAAGCTCTCAAGCTCTAAGGCTATAAATAAGGGTTGCAGTGAAGAGGTCCAATTCTTTACGTTGCAAGTGGTTTCTCCTACCACTATGGTGGAGTGTGCCAACCACCTTAATGCCCTTCATCTGCCTGTAGAAGAGTCTCTGCCAGATACACTTAAGAACCTGCTTGAGCA ATATTCCTctatgaagaaagatattataGAGAAACTTGTATTGGAAATGTTACATCACGGTGTTATTCGATATAGCAATAGTCTTTTTTCTTCACCTATGGTTCTAGTGGGGAAGAAGGATGGATCATGGAGGTTGTGTGTAGATTATAGGGAGTTAAACCAATACACAATTAAGGACAAGTTTCCCATTTCCATCATAGATGATCTTTTAGATGAACTCACTAGAGCTACAGTTTTTTCTAAAATTTATCTAAG GGTGGCAAAAGTGGAATACTTAGGCCATTTCATCTCTGCTGTAGGAGTTTCAACTGATCCAAAGAAAATTTTGGTTGTTCAACAATGGCCTGTGCCTACTACCCTAAAGCAACTCAGG GCATTAACCATTGCTCTTGTATTGGCTTTGCCCAACTATTCTGCCTCTTTTGTGGTGGAAACTAATGCTAGTGGCACAGGTATTGGAGCTGTACTTATGCAAGAGGGTCATCCTGTGGCCTTTATCAGCAAAGGCTTGGCCCCTAGAAATGCTGCTCTTTCTGTTTATGAGAGGGAACTTCTGGCCCATGTTTTTGTTGTGAGCAAGTGGTCATATTACCTCATGGGTCAGCATTTCATTATAAGAACTAATCGGAAGGCTGTGAAATATCTTCTAAAGCAGAAGATTCATACAAATTCACAAATCCAATGGATAGCCAAGCTTCTACCCTTTGATTTTGAGATCCTATATAAGAAAGGTAGGGAGAACATAGTTGCTGATTCTTTATCAAGGGTTCAACGTGCTGAACTAATGTCATTACTGGTCTCTTCTGTCTCTACTGAGTTATGGGAAGAAATCACTGCCAGTTGGTCTTCTGATCCTTAG